The following coding sequences are from one Kogia breviceps isolate mKogBre1 chromosome X, mKogBre1 haplotype 1, whole genome shotgun sequence window:
- the HMGB3 gene encoding high mobility group protein B3 isoform X1, producing MEVKMAKGDPKKPKGKMSAYAFFVQTCREEHKKKNPEVPVNFAEFSKKCSERWKTMSGKEKSKFDEMAKADKVRYDREMKDYGPAKGGKKKKDPNAPKRPPSGFFLFCSEFRPKIKSTNPGISIGDVAKKLGEMWNNLSDSEKQPYINKAAKLKEKYEKDVADYKSKGKFDGAKGPAKVARKKVEEEDEEDEDEEEEEEEEEDE from the exons tcaaGATGGCTAAAGGTGATCCCAAGAAACCAAAGGGCAAGATGTCTGCTTATGCCTTCTTTGTGCAGACGTGCAGAGAGGAACATAAGAAGAAAAACCCTGAGGTCCCTGTCAATTTTGCAGAATTTTCCAAGAAATGCTCTGAGAGGTGGAAG ACAATGTCTGGGAAAGAGAAGTCTAAATTTGATGAAATGGCAAAGGCAGATAAAGTGCGCTATGATCGGGAAATGAAGGATTACGGACCAGCTAAGGGAGGCAAGAAGAAGAAGGACCCGAATGCCCCCAAGAGGCCACC GTCTGGATTTTTCCTGTTCTGTTCTGAATTCCGCCCCAAGATCAAGTCTACAAACCCTGGCATCTCTATTGGCGACGTGGCAAAGAAGCTGGGCGAGATGTGGAATAACTTAAGTGACAGCGAGAAGCAGCCATACATCAACAAGGCAGCAAAGCTGAAGGAGAAGTACGAGAAG GATGTCGCAGACTATAAGTCTAAGGGGAAGTTTGATGGCGCCAAGGGTCCTGCTAAAGTTGCCCGGAAAAAGGtggaagaggaagatgaagaggaCGAGgacgaagaggaggaggaggaggaggaggaggatgaataA
- the HMGB3 gene encoding high mobility group protein B3 isoform X2, whose product MAKGDPKKPKGKMSAYAFFVQTCREEHKKKNPEVPVNFAEFSKKCSERWKTMSGKEKSKFDEMAKADKVRYDREMKDYGPAKGGKKKKDPNAPKRPPSGFFLFCSEFRPKIKSTNPGISIGDVAKKLGEMWNNLSDSEKQPYINKAAKLKEKYEKDVADYKSKGKFDGAKGPAKVARKKVEEEDEEDEDEEEEEEEEEDE is encoded by the exons ATGGCTAAAGGTGATCCCAAGAAACCAAAGGGCAAGATGTCTGCTTATGCCTTCTTTGTGCAGACGTGCAGAGAGGAACATAAGAAGAAAAACCCTGAGGTCCCTGTCAATTTTGCAGAATTTTCCAAGAAATGCTCTGAGAGGTGGAAG ACAATGTCTGGGAAAGAGAAGTCTAAATTTGATGAAATGGCAAAGGCAGATAAAGTGCGCTATGATCGGGAAATGAAGGATTACGGACCAGCTAAGGGAGGCAAGAAGAAGAAGGACCCGAATGCCCCCAAGAGGCCACC GTCTGGATTTTTCCTGTTCTGTTCTGAATTCCGCCCCAAGATCAAGTCTACAAACCCTGGCATCTCTATTGGCGACGTGGCAAAGAAGCTGGGCGAGATGTGGAATAACTTAAGTGACAGCGAGAAGCAGCCATACATCAACAAGGCAGCAAAGCTGAAGGAGAAGTACGAGAAG GATGTCGCAGACTATAAGTCTAAGGGGAAGTTTGATGGCGCCAAGGGTCCTGCTAAAGTTGCCCGGAAAAAGGtggaagaggaagatgaagaggaCGAGgacgaagaggaggaggaggaggaggaggaggatgaataA